The proteins below are encoded in one region of Shewanella putrefaciens:
- a CDS encoding OmpA family protein → MMKRFQASSFTPTKLTIAALIGGLLVSGCTTVNPYTNEQQTAKATTGALIGAVAGAAVGVASSSKSDRGKGALIGAASGAAVGGGIGYYMDVQETKLRQQLASTGVSVTRNGDNIILNMPNEVTFGVDQTELSDGAKRVLNSVAVVAKEYSKTQLNVLGYTDSSGSDSYNLRLSQVRASEVGNYLMGKGVASARVKSQGMGEASPIASNASAEGRAQNRRVEIVLTPTG, encoded by the coding sequence ATGATGAAGCGTTTTCAAGCCAGTTCATTTACACCAACTAAGCTCACTATAGCGGCGCTTATCGGTGGATTATTGGTATCCGGTTGTACAACAGTGAATCCCTACACTAATGAACAACAAACCGCTAAGGCGACGACTGGGGCCTTAATTGGCGCCGTTGCCGGAGCGGCCGTAGGTGTCGCTTCTTCTAGCAAGAGCGACCGCGGCAAAGGTGCCTTAATTGGCGCTGCATCTGGTGCGGCCGTTGGCGGTGGCATTGGTTACTATATGGATGTACAAGAAACGAAATTGCGCCAACAACTCGCATCAACAGGGGTAAGCGTAACCCGCAATGGTGACAATATTATTCTTAATATGCCCAACGAAGTGACCTTTGGTGTAGATCAAACCGAGCTAAGTGACGGCGCTAAGCGTGTGCTAAATTCTGTAGCCGTGGTGGCAAAGGAATACAGTAAGACCCAACTTAACGTATTAGGCTATACCGATAGCAGTGGCTCGGACTCTTACAACTTGCGTCTGTCGCAGGTACGTGCGAGTGAAGTGGGTAATTACTTGATGGGCAAAGGTGTAGCTTCGGCTCGAGTGAAGTCGCAGGGTATGGGTGAAGCAAGCCCTATCGCCTCCAATGCGAGCGCCGAAGGCCGTGCACAAAACCGCCGTGTTGAAATCGTATTAACGCCAACGGGTTAG
- a CDS encoding transposase produces the protein MGIIDNSLKLNVISEVKVKGRLLSDVARQYGISAKAVYQWVRESDLQPQQRECALMGEIAQLQKKIKQLNNELRTIG, from the coding sequence ATGGGAATCATCGACAATAGTCTCAAGCTCAATGTCATTTCCGAAGTGAAAGTGAAGGGACGTTTACTTTCGGATGTGGCTCGCCAATATGGGATTTCGGCTAAAGCCGTGTACCAATGGGTAAGGGAAAGCGACTTACAACCACAGCAAAGAGAATGTGCTCTCATGGGTGAGATCGCCCAGCTGCAGAAAAAAATTAAACAGCTTAACAATGAATTACGCACCATAGGCTAA
- a CDS encoding PA4780 family RIO1-like protein kinase: MKTPKRIQPLVDEGLVDEVISQLMSGKEATVYVVRSGEDIRCAKVYKEADKRSFKQAVLYQEGRKVRNSRRARAMEKGSKFGRDQMEEAWQSAEVDALYRLANAGVRVPTPYGCFDGVLLMELVTDAEGNVAPRLNDVTLSAEKAVRDHTLVMTYVKRMLCAGLVHGDLSEFNVLVDSEGPVIIDLPQAVDAAANNHAKWMLARDINNMTQYYGQYAPELLKTQYAKEMWALFEAGELKPDTLLTGEFTEVLAEADVSSVLEEIQAAYEEAQERKMRIQEANEDY, translated from the coding sequence ATGAAAACTCCGAAACGAATCCAACCTCTGGTTGATGAAGGACTGGTCGATGAGGTCATCAGCCAGTTAATGAGCGGTAAAGAGGCAACTGTGTACGTGGTACGCAGTGGTGAGGATATTCGCTGCGCCAAGGTTTATAAAGAAGCGGACAAACGCAGTTTTAAGCAGGCGGTGCTGTATCAAGAAGGCCGCAAAGTCCGTAACAGTCGTCGTGCCCGTGCGATGGAAAAAGGCTCTAAATTTGGTCGCGATCAAATGGAAGAAGCCTGGCAAAGCGCCGAGGTCGATGCACTTTATCGGCTCGCTAACGCAGGCGTCCGGGTGCCGACGCCCTATGGCTGTTTCGATGGTGTTCTCTTAATGGAGTTAGTCACCGATGCCGAAGGCAATGTGGCCCCTCGTTTAAATGATGTGACCCTGTCTGCCGAAAAAGCGGTTCGCGACCACACTCTGGTGATGACCTATGTCAAACGTATGCTCTGTGCGGGTTTAGTGCACGGTGACTTATCTGAGTTTAACGTCTTAGTCGATAGTGAAGGCCCAGTGATCATCGATTTACCCCAAGCGGTCGACGCGGCGGCGAATAATCATGCTAAATGGATGTTAGCTAGAGATATCAATAATATGACTCAGTATTATGGTCAGTACGCCCCCGAATTATTAAAGACGCAGTATGCCAAGGAGATGTGGGCCCTGTTTGAAGCGGGTGAATTAAAACCCGATACCCTGCTCACGGGTGAGTTTACTGAGGTGCTTGCCGAAGCGGATGTCAGTTCAGTGTTAGAAGAGATCCAAGCGGCTTATGAAGAAGCGCAGGAACGGAAGATGCGTATCCAAGAAGCGAATGAAGATTATTAG
- a CDS encoding DUF2799 domain-containing protein gives MRYLQLALALFALSLTQCTSLSLEECRSSDWYSLGLADGNRGATASQLNQYQKDCHEFNLKVDAAQWQQGYQQGLINYCLPENGYRVGLAGEHYYGVCSNNQFVERYNQGYEQYLVNQRLAEIAERLYAIDSEIGSIDNKLNNLTDKAALLKQKNVLLNEKNHLLDEKLRLRQGDIRFDFRF, from the coding sequence ATGCGTTATTTACAGTTGGCCCTGGCATTATTCGCCCTATCTTTAACCCAATGCACGAGTCTCTCACTCGAAGAATGTCGTAGTAGTGATTGGTACTCCCTCGGACTGGCGGACGGTAATCGTGGGGCTACGGCGTCGCAACTCAATCAATACCAAAAGGATTGCCACGAATTTAATCTCAAGGTGGATGCGGCGCAGTGGCAACAAGGATACCAGCAGGGGCTCATTAATTATTGCCTCCCCGAAAATGGTTATCGCGTAGGATTAGCGGGGGAACATTACTATGGGGTCTGTAGCAATAATCAATTTGTAGAACGTTATAACCAAGGATATGAGCAATATTTAGTGAATCAACGCTTAGCCGAAATCGCCGAACGCTTATATGCCATCGACAGTGAAATTGGCAGTATCGATAATAAATTGAATAATCTCACCGACAAAGCCGCACTCTTAAAACAAAAAAATGTGCTGCTCAACGAAAAAAATCACCTGCTGGATGAAAAACTGCGCTTACGCCAAGGGGATATTCGCTTCGATTTTAGATTTTAA
- a CDS encoding phosphatase PAP2 family protein — translation MTFFRFAKGYLFTPFMVFAVIIFGLEWTHADMKMASMLFQWQGGVDSWPLRGDWITENLLHVAGRNLVILLALVVVMGIVLSFRRDVIRPYRKGLIYLFCSVLASVLLVRIGKSLTHMTCPWDVVEFGGRLMHSSLFARLPEGAEFGQCFPGGHSSGGFAWVATYYVLKQYHPRYAKVGLVFGLLLGVVFGIAQELRGAHFLSHDLWSLTVAWTCASLLYYGFFLRATKVQSVNFVHSVSMINAK, via the coding sequence ATGACGTTTTTTCGCTTTGCTAAGGGCTATTTATTTACCCCATTTATGGTTTTTGCGGTGATCATTTTTGGGCTTGAATGGACCCATGCCGATATGAAAATGGCGAGTATGTTGTTTCAGTGGCAGGGCGGTGTCGATTCTTGGCCATTAAGAGGCGATTGGATAACGGAAAATCTTCTGCATGTTGCGGGACGTAACTTAGTGATCTTGCTGGCCCTAGTGGTGGTGATGGGGATTGTGTTAAGTTTTCGTCGCGATGTTATTCGCCCCTATCGCAAGGGATTGATCTATCTATTCTGTAGTGTGCTTGCCAGCGTATTATTGGTGCGTATTGGCAAGAGCCTAACCCATATGACCTGTCCATGGGATGTGGTGGAGTTTGGTGGCCGGCTGATGCACTCCTCCCTATTTGCCCGTTTACCCGAAGGGGCTGAGTTTGGGCAATGCTTTCCTGGTGGTCATTCGAGTGGCGGCTTTGCTTGGGTTGCGACTTATTATGTACTGAAACAATATCATCCCCGCTATGCCAAAGTAGGGTTAGTGTTTGGGTTGCTACTAGGTGTGGTTTTTGGGATTGCACAGGAGCTGCGCGGCGCCCATTTTTTAAGCCATGACTTATGGAGTCTTACGGTTGCTTGGACCTGTGCAAGCCTATTGTATTACGGCTTTTTCCTCCGTGCGACCAAGGTGCAGAGCGTTAATTTTGTCCATAGTGTCAGTATGATTAATGCTAAATAG
- a CDS encoding EAL domain-containing protein produces the protein MPYHIALQQSQKKRIFADIAIDTDGIIVPPAMLENWQQTLDLLSEIVDTPAALIMRVHQSDIEVFASSHSLGNPYKPHDKDSLGHGLYCETVMKECRELHIPNALKDKNWDKNPDIKLGMIAYCGLPLRWPDNTAFGTICMLDSKEHHYSKQFRSLLSRFQNGIEANLVTLFQQAKLQTHNQQLEQVVQQRTHELAELSVKLIREIETRTSTESSLEYHKSYDPLTGLPNRITLINNLSRMLEETHSKANISVLYVGLRNFKSINDSYGYLIGDKILTILSQRLQHYADENTFVSRIAGAEFVIVQSHASPHTEVNKLINQIMNCCNTPFGVADFVITIPSSIGIAQAPSDGIDAVVLLQKAGAAMTISKAEGSAYNFFNQDVQSALRQRYQLESHLIDALNKNELSLHYQPFINLKTKTVIGAEALLRWHNPILGNVAPDRFIALAERNGQIIDIGNFVLHTALSQAAKWCRALQHDFKIAINISPIQMRNPRFVEHIADLLALYQMPPTALELEITEGMLMQDEHLAHNAIQKLQALGIRISLDDFGTGYSSLSYLQKYSFDTLKIDRCFINKLEENEQDRELTKAIIAIGKKLNLEVIAEGVETLEQDTFIRNEECDLGQGYLYGKPITARQFEQEFIHKTEH, from the coding sequence ATGCCTTACCATATCGCCCTTCAGCAATCTCAAAAAAAACGGATATTCGCCGACATTGCTATCGATACCGACGGAATCATAGTTCCGCCAGCAATGCTCGAGAACTGGCAGCAAACCTTAGATTTACTCTCTGAAATAGTCGATACCCCCGCGGCACTTATCATGCGGGTACATCAATCCGACATAGAAGTCTTTGCCTCCAGCCATAGCCTAGGTAACCCCTATAAACCACATGATAAAGACAGTTTAGGCCATGGGCTCTACTGCGAAACAGTAATGAAAGAATGCAGAGAACTGCATATTCCTAATGCACTTAAAGATAAAAATTGGGATAAAAACCCTGATATTAAACTCGGCATGATCGCCTATTGTGGCCTGCCATTGCGCTGGCCCGATAACACCGCCTTTGGCACTATCTGCATGTTAGACAGCAAGGAGCATCACTACAGTAAACAGTTCCGTAGTTTGCTCAGCCGTTTTCAAAATGGGATTGAAGCTAACTTAGTCACGCTGTTTCAGCAGGCTAAACTACAAACCCATAATCAGCAGCTCGAGCAAGTCGTCCAACAACGCACCCATGAACTGGCTGAGCTTAGCGTTAAACTGATCCGTGAAATCGAAACCCGCACCTCCACCGAAAGCTCCTTGGAATATCATAAAAGTTACGATCCACTGACGGGTCTACCAAACCGTATCACCTTGATTAATAACCTCTCGCGTATGCTTGAAGAAACTCACTCCAAGGCAAATATTTCTGTCCTCTACGTGGGATTGCGCAATTTCAAATCGATCAACGACAGTTATGGCTACTTGATTGGCGATAAAATTCTCACCATTCTCAGCCAGCGTTTACAGCATTATGCCGATGAAAATACCTTTGTATCCCGCATCGCCGGCGCCGAATTTGTAATAGTTCAGTCCCACGCTTCACCACATACCGAGGTCAACAAACTCATCAATCAGATCATGAACTGCTGTAACACCCCTTTTGGCGTCGCAGATTTTGTGATCACTATCCCATCGAGCATTGGCATAGCGCAGGCCCCCAGCGATGGGATAGATGCCGTGGTGTTATTGCAAAAAGCGGGGGCGGCGATGACAATCAGCAAAGCTGAAGGTTCTGCCTATAATTTTTTCAATCAAGATGTTCAATCGGCACTGCGCCAACGTTATCAACTCGAGTCGCACTTAATCGACGCCCTGAACAAAAATGAATTAAGCCTACATTATCAACCTTTTATCAATTTAAAGACCAAGACTGTGATCGGTGCCGAAGCCCTGCTGCGCTGGCATAATCCCATCCTTGGCAATGTCGCCCCCGACAGATTTATTGCCCTAGCAGAACGTAATGGCCAGATTATCGATATTGGCAACTTTGTACTGCACACGGCCCTCTCCCAAGCCGCCAAATGGTGCAGAGCCCTCCAGCACGACTTTAAAATTGCCATTAACATCTCTCCCATTCAGATGCGTAATCCCCGCTTTGTCGAGCATATCGCCGATCTGTTAGCACTGTACCAAATGCCACCCACAGCCCTAGAGCTTGAAATCACCGAAGGCATGCTAATGCAGGACGAACACTTAGCCCACAATGCCATCCAAAAACTGCAAGCACTCGGTATCCGCATCTCCCTAGATGACTTTGGCACTGGCTATTCCTCCTTAAGTTATCTACAAAAATACTCCTTCGATACCTTAAAAATCGATCGCTGTTTTATCAATAAACTCGAAGAAAACGAACAAGATAGGGAGTTAACTAAGGCGATTATCGCCATTGGCAAGAAATTGAATTTAGAGGTAATCGCCGAAGGGGTAGAAACCCTAGAACAAGATACCTTTATTCGTAATGAAGAATGCGATTTAGGCCAAGGCTACCTCTACGGCAAACCCATTACCGCAAGGCAGTTTGAACAGGAATTTATCCATAAAACAGAGCATTAA
- a CDS encoding DUF2513 domain-containing protein codes for MKRDMDLIRLILLEAQNGNLNSDIKGFESDVVKYHKKLAIEAGLLEGKVQNNLENTSVVPSAVHVKDLTWHGHDFLDSIESDNNWSKVKGYIKESGKIVTIETVKQAVKIVFQSLT; via the coding sequence ATGAAGCGAGATATGGACTTAATTAGGTTGATTTTACTAGAAGCTCAAAATGGCAACCTAAACAGTGACATCAAAGGCTTTGAGTCTGATGTTGTTAAATACCACAAGAAACTAGCCATAGAAGCTGGATTACTTGAAGGAAAAGTTCAAAACAACCTCGAGAACACATCGGTTGTACCTTCAGCTGTCCATGTTAAAGATTTAACTTGGCATGGTCATGATTTCTTAGATTCAATTGAGTCAGACAACAATTGGTCCAAAGTTAAAGGCTACATCAAAGAATCAGGCAAGATAGTGACAATTGAAACTGTTAAACAAGCAGTTAAAATCGTATTTCAATCACTAACGTAG
- a CDS encoding LysE family transporter — protein sequence MDLSLLLTLAVIHTVALISPGPDFAIMVKIATQQSRSTAIAAAVGISVAILAHTILSLTGVSLLIKSSHTLYLLVQIVGATYLAWMGFGALRAGLAILAKRKASVSTRSPAGINIEAIETAEAGGAGLAGTMSRRQGFLTGLYTNLLNPKALVFFLTLFSALITPSVTTSTKIAAAILLLLLSLAWFGFVAVMLSKAQVQLKLQRLTPIIDAAIGVIFMSVALAIYSNLLLTA from the coding sequence ATGGATTTATCCTTATTACTCACCTTGGCCGTGATCCACACTGTGGCCTTGATCAGTCCCGGACCCGATTTCGCTATCATGGTGAAGATTGCCACTCAGCAGTCTCGAAGCACTGCGATTGCCGCGGCCGTGGGGATTTCAGTGGCCATTTTAGCCCACACGATTTTAAGCCTAACGGGAGTGAGCCTGCTCATTAAGAGCTCGCATACTCTGTATCTCTTAGTGCAAATTGTGGGGGCAACTTATTTAGCTTGGATGGGATTTGGCGCCCTGCGTGCAGGCCTTGCGATACTCGCCAAACGTAAAGCGAGCGTTAGCACCCGCTCCCCTGCTGGGATAAACATTGAGGCTATTGAAACTGCTGAGGCTGGAGGTGCAGGCTTAGCTGGCACTATGTCGCGCAGGCAAGGTTTTTTGACTGGGCTTTATACCAATTTATTGAATCCAAAAGCATTAGTGTTTTTCTTAACCTTGTTTTCAGCCTTAATTACGCCGAGCGTTACCACAAGCACTAAAATCGCCGCCGCCATTTTGCTGCTGTTGCTCTCTCTTGCATGGTTTGGCTTTGTCGCTGTGATGTTATCCAAGGCGCAGGTGCAACTGAAATTGCAGCGACTGACGCCGATTATCGATGCGGCGATTGGCGTTATCTTTATGTCGGTGGCGCTGGCAATTTATTCCAACCTATTGCTGACGGCTTAG
- a CDS encoding AraC family transcriptional regulator produces the protein MSSIVPVENINYWRHPSLSGIELSQAEFTHFSFDKHVHLDYHLGVVTQGAQQFVNKGSSYQLGQHSLSTLNPDETHDGQSRDAEGYRVKVMSIPVEYMNEISQELGLKEHFFSAPMVDDPTLYQYFIQLHELLIQGQCSALAGESHLLNFIHLLLERYPSGVAAGISKPNQPQGLSKLQVSLVKQRIHDEPWHNTQLETLANEVSLSKFQFLRQFKQATGMTPHAYLKRVRLELAKKSLSHGALVADVAQQFGFFDQSHLNKAFKQAFLLSPVQFQRRML, from the coding sequence ATGAGCAGTATTGTACCCGTTGAAAATATTAACTATTGGCGTCATCCCAGCTTATCAGGCATAGAACTGAGTCAGGCGGAATTCACACATTTCAGCTTCGATAAACATGTGCATCTGGATTATCACTTAGGCGTGGTCACCCAAGGTGCCCAGCAGTTTGTGAATAAGGGCAGTAGCTATCAGCTTGGTCAGCACAGTCTATCGACTTTAAATCCCGACGAAACCCACGATGGTCAGAGCCGTGATGCCGAAGGTTATCGGGTGAAAGTCATGTCGATACCCGTGGAATACATGAATGAAATCAGCCAAGAACTGGGTTTAAAGGAACACTTTTTCAGCGCGCCTATGGTGGATGACCCAACGCTTTATCAATATTTTATTCAGCTACACGAGCTATTGATCCAAGGTCAATGCAGTGCGCTCGCGGGAGAGTCCCACTTACTGAACTTTATTCATCTGCTGCTGGAGCGTTACCCCAGCGGCGTTGCAGCTGGCATATCTAAACCGAATCAACCGCAGGGGTTATCTAAGTTACAGGTGAGCTTAGTCAAGCAGCGAATTCACGATGAGCCTTGGCACAATACTCAGCTCGAAACCTTAGCCAATGAAGTGAGCTTAAGTAAGTTTCAGTTTTTACGGCAATTTAAACAGGCAACAGGGATGACTCCCCATGCGTATCTCAAGCGGGTGCGTTTAGAGTTGGCGAAAAAGTCCCTAAGCCATGGCGCCTTAGTGGCGGATGTGGCGCAGCAATTTGGATTTTTCGACCAAAGCCATTTAAATAAAGCCTTTAAGCAGGCATTCCTATTATCGCCGGTGCAATTTCAGCGGCGCATGCTCTAG
- a CDS encoding TonB-dependent receptor, with product MKLALSLFPLCALSSAVVADVATDNIERLEVRGRQINTLGHSTSASEGIVGAAEIESRPLLRTGEILEFVPGMIVTQHSGSGKANQYFLRGFNLDHGTDFNTRVDGMPVNMRTHGHGQGYTDLNFLIPELVGEIRYAKGAYYPEVADFSGAGAAQLLLAEQLPHNQVGVTWGEYGYQRLVATQELNTDIGRFILGGEVQAYDGPWTDIDEDVSKVNLVGRYLTRLGEGDLSITMMAYDNSWNSADQIPARAVDSGLIDLYGSLDKDVGGDASRYSVSANYDAGDWQGNVYAIRSTMNLFSNFTYFLNDPVNGDEFEQVDERTIWGGDLKRDWQTYLGGTQLNYTVGGDVRYDDIGAVGLYNTQGRQRLNTVRLDEVQELSTGIFGKVEWLPAEQWRFNLGLRYDYFDVQVDSDNPLNSGDASDGMFSLKAGASYLWSDNLELYVNAGQGLHSNDARGATIKVDPVSGDAVDKVDLLVRSNGGEFGVKYYDRDFINFSAALWYLQLDSELVFVGDAGNTEPSRASERYGAELTAYYWLNDAVSLDMELAWTQARFTENELEEGKYIDGAVPFVASAGITYQPDGDGLYSSVRVRHLGERVLDSFNEHRADATTLVNLALGYEFRGFDTKLELLNVFDSKDHDIDYFYASRLPGEAVEGVEDQHYHPVEPRMVRVSLSYHF from the coding sequence ATGAAATTAGCGCTCAGTCTATTCCCCCTTTGTGCTTTATCCAGTGCGGTGGTTGCCGATGTTGCAACGGACAATATCGAGCGCCTTGAAGTACGCGGTAGACAAATTAATACCTTAGGGCACAGCACTTCAGCATCTGAGGGGATAGTCGGCGCGGCAGAAATCGAGAGTCGTCCTTTACTGCGAACCGGCGAAATCCTCGAATTTGTGCCTGGGATGATAGTGACCCAGCACAGCGGCTCGGGTAAGGCGAATCAGTATTTTCTGCGTGGCTTTAACTTGGATCACGGCACTGACTTTAATACCCGCGTCGACGGTATGCCGGTGAATATGCGCACCCATGGGCATGGCCAAGGTTATACGGATCTTAACTTTTTAATCCCTGAGCTTGTCGGTGAAATTAGATATGCCAAAGGTGCTTATTACCCTGAGGTGGCCGATTTCTCCGGTGCGGGTGCCGCCCAATTACTGCTGGCCGAGCAACTCCCCCATAACCAAGTCGGGGTGACTTGGGGGGAATACGGTTATCAGCGGCTGGTGGCAACGCAGGAGTTAAACACTGACATAGGGCGGTTTATTCTTGGCGGTGAGGTGCAAGCCTATGATGGCCCATGGACGGATATCGATGAGGATGTCAGTAAAGTGAATCTGGTCGGGCGCTATTTAACAAGGCTCGGCGAGGGTGATTTGAGTATCACTATGATGGCCTACGACAACAGCTGGAATTCGGCGGATCAAATTCCCGCCCGAGCGGTAGATTCAGGACTCATTGATTTGTATGGATCTTTAGATAAGGACGTTGGCGGTGATGCTAGCCGTTATAGCGTTTCAGCCAATTACGATGCCGGCGATTGGCAGGGAAATGTCTACGCCATTCGCTCGACCATGAATTTATTCTCTAATTTTACCTATTTCTTAAACGATCCCGTCAATGGCGATGAGTTTGAACAAGTCGATGAGCGTACGATTTGGGGCGGCGATCTTAAACGCGACTGGCAAACTTACCTCGGCGGCACCCAACTAAATTACACTGTGGGCGGCGATGTGCGTTATGACGATATTGGCGCCGTAGGGTTATATAACACCCAGGGGCGACAACGGTTAAATACGGTCAGGCTCGATGAAGTGCAAGAGTTATCGACCGGCATCTTTGGCAAAGTGGAGTGGCTGCCCGCCGAACAATGGCGCTTTAATCTTGGGCTGCGTTACGATTATTTCGATGTGCAGGTCGACAGTGATAATCCGCTGAACAGTGGCGATGCGTCCGATGGTATGTTCAGCCTTAAGGCGGGCGCTTCCTATTTGTGGAGCGATAACCTTGAGTTGTATGTGAATGCGGGTCAAGGGTTGCATTCGAACGATGCCCGCGGTGCGACCATTAAGGTCGATCCCGTGAGTGGCGATGCGGTCGATAAAGTCGATTTGCTCGTGCGCTCCAACGGCGGCGAGTTTGGGGTGAAATATTATGATAGGGACTTTATCAATTTCTCCGCCGCGCTCTGGTATCTGCAATTAGATTCAGAGTTGGTGTTTGTCGGCGATGCGGGTAACACTGAGCCGAGTCGGGCATCTGAGCGTTATGGCGCTGAATTAACAGCATATTATTGGCTCAATGATGCAGTTAGCCTCGATATGGAGTTAGCCTGGACTCAGGCTCGATTTACCGAGAACGAACTGGAGGAGGGCAAGTACATCGATGGCGCTGTGCCCTTTGTCGCCAGTGCGGGCATTACCTATCAACCCGACGGCGATGGCCTATATTCGAGTGTGCGGGTGCGGCACCTTGGCGAGCGGGTGCTCGACAGTTTTAATGAGCACAGGGCCGATGCAACCACCTTAGTCAACCTCGCGCTGGGGTACGAGTTCCGCGGTTTCGACACTAAGCTTGAGCTGCTTAATGTGTTTGATAGTAAAGATCACGACATAGATTATTTTTATGCCTCCCGCTTACCCGGTGAAGCGGTAGAAGGGGTTGAAGATCAACATTATCATCCCGTCGAGCCGCGAATGGTGAGAGTGAGCCTGAGTTACCATTTTTAA
- a CDS encoding substrate-binding periplasmic protein, translating to MNTVNPLWRTLVCGCLVGIFFAVEAFSAPLPKVLRADFRHRPPEMVLDEKHNRMTGPVKDILEEAAAKVGYSIEWTARPFARSLYELQVGTVDIVPRTIRTPEREAFIHFLGPISIQERDILFLVKTGEEARIKSYEDLYKVTVGVKRRTVYFERFDGDLALNKVESIDDENMARMFIMGRFDTMAVLDRAAIESVLTKLEYERFSYADFRQQNRIEHYFGMSNKSPHLAIFDALNQALLEMVASGRIKQIYLSYGLTVEGE from the coding sequence GTGAACACCGTTAATCCTTTGTGGCGTACCTTAGTTTGCGGCTGTTTAGTCGGCATATTCTTCGCGGTGGAGGCATTCTCTGCTCCCTTACCTAAGGTGTTGCGCGCCGATTTTCGGCATAGACCGCCCGAAATGGTGCTAGACGAGAAGCACAATCGGATGACGGGGCCGGTTAAGGATATTCTCGAAGAAGCGGCGGCTAAGGTTGGTTACAGCATAGAATGGACCGCTCGCCCCTTTGCCCGCAGCCTGTACGAGTTACAGGTGGGAACGGTCGATATAGTGCCCCGCACGATACGGACCCCAGAGCGAGAGGCATTTATTCATTTTCTTGGCCCTATTTCGATACAGGAGCGGGATATTCTGTTCCTTGTAAAAACCGGGGAAGAGGCGCGGATTAAATCCTATGAGGATTTATATAAGGTTACCGTGGGGGTTAAGCGGCGAACGGTTTATTTCGAGCGCTTTGATGGGGATCTGGCGCTGAATAAAGTGGAATCTATCGATGATGAAAATATGGCTCGCATGTTTATCATGGGGCGTTTCGATACTATGGCCGTGCTCGATCGCGCCGCCATTGAGAGCGTCCTCACTAAGCTAGAATATGAGCGTTTTAGTTATGCCGATTTTAGGCAGCAGAATCGGATTGAGCATTACTTTGGTATGTCCAATAAATCCCCCCATTTGGCCATTTTTGATGCGCTTAATCAGGCATTACTTGAGATGGTTGCATCAGGCCGTATTAAGCAGATTTACCTCTCCTATGGTTTAACTGTGGAAGGAGAATAG